The following nucleotide sequence is from Bacteroidales bacterium.
CTGGATGATATTCTGGATGATATGATTGAATTTACGATTTCTGCAACTGGTTCCTGTAATAAGGGGAATGTGACCATTGAACTCAGATATGGTTTTGAAACCACAGCTATAGCCAATCCCCTCTAAAGATCCTGAACGGAAGTTTATATAAATCTGGCTTTTATGAAAAAGTACATCAAAAGATTACTATGGATCCTTTTAATCGCCTTGATCCTTGTACTAAGCTGGTTTGCCTGGCCCAGGCTGCCAATAATAACGGCTTTTGCAGCCAAAGGGATGTGCTCCAGTGTGTTCCTGGCAGATAAAAGCCCCGGACGGGTAGCTTTGGAGGATTTATCCTTTTTCCCCATCAGCCTGGCCAGATGTAAGATCGATTATGAGGAGAAATCGGTTACTGCCCGGGTGTTTGGCCTGGCCATGCGTAAGGCCGTTTTCAGAGAAGGACTGGGAGCTGTGATAGTTCTGGAGAAGCCGGAAGAGGAGCTGATGGCAGATTCATTTAAGATTCCGGATCCGGGTTACAGCCAGGATACCATTCCCTGGCCCCTGGGTGATGTATTGCGCGAAAACAGTCCGGAAGGGGTAGATTATGAAAGATTAAGCGAAATACTTGATAAAGCCATTGATGATCCGGGAGAGGAGCCATTCAAAAAAACACTGGGTGTTGCGGTGGTATATGATAATGCACTGATCGGGGAGAACTATCTGGAGGGCTATGATGCCTGGACCAGGTTTCATGGCTGGTCGATGACCAAAACAGTCATCGGAGCCATGACGGGGGCCCTGGTGCAGGAGGGCAGAATGGACATTCACAAACCTGCAGGCATCCCTGAGTGGGCCGGAGATGAAAGGAAAGAAATTAGTGTGGAGAACATCCTTCATATGAGCAGCGGGCTGGAGTGGGTGGAAAATTACTTCACCATTTCTGATGCCACCGTGATGCTGATGCAAAGCGATGATATGTATTCTTCGGTGCTTAACAGTGAACTGGCCCATAAGCCAGGCAGTTACTGGAACTATTCATCGGGGGATGCCAACCTGCTTTCAGGCCTGATCAGAGATGCTATCGGGGATTTGGATGAATACCATGGTTATGCCTATACCAGGCTTTTTCACCGCATAGGAATGCTGAATACCGTGGTGGAGAC
It contains:
- a CDS encoding serine hydrolase; this translates as MKKYIKRLLWILLIALILVLSWFAWPRLPIITAFAAKGMCSSVFLADKSPGRVALEDLSFFPISLARCKIDYEEKSVTARVFGLAMRKAVFREGLGAVIVLEKPEEELMADSFKIPDPGYSQDTIPWPLGDVLRENSPEGVDYERLSEILDKAIDDPGEEPFKKTLGVAVVYDNALIGENYLEGYDAWTRFHGWSMTKTVIGAMTGALVQEGRMDIHKPAGIPEWAGDERKEISVENILHMSSGLEWVENYFTISDATVMLMQSDDMYSSVLNSELAHKPGSYWNYSSGDANLLSGLIRDAIGDLDEYHGYAYTRLFHRIGMLNTVVETDASGLFVASSYSYGSTRDWARFGMLFLNQGIFEGDTVLTPEWVEYMTTAAPASDGQYAGTFWLKEPDQENALVDVPDDLFFADGFLGQRVYVIPSKKLVVVRMGFSLGNFSLNDFLRDIIATLPA